From one Papio anubis isolate 15944 chromosome 12, Panubis1.0, whole genome shotgun sequence genomic stretch:
- the RRP8 gene encoding ribosomal RNA-processing protein 8 isoform X2: MFEEPEWASAAPVAAGLGPVISRPPPAAALQNKGSKCHQLLATLRALEAASLSQHPPSLPSSDSEEDEEERKKKCPQKASFASASVEVGKKGKKKCEKQGPPCSDSEEEVERKKKCHKQALVGSDSAEKEKRKRKCQKHAPINSAQHRDGVDQTGPKAWKGTTTNDPPKQSPGSISPKPPRTLSRKQWRNRQKNKRRHKNKFRPPQVPGQAPAEAPTEKTEVPPVSRTDSHEARAADLRARMAQRLDGARFRYLNEQLYSGPSSAAQHLFQEDPEAFLVYHRGFQSQVKKWPLQPVDSIARDLRQRPASLVVADFGCGDCRLASSIRNPVHCFDLASLDPRVTVCDMAQVPLEDESVDVAVFCLSLMGTNIRDFLEEANRVLKPGGLLKVAEVSSRFEDVRTFLRAVTKLGFKIVSKDLTNSHFFLFDFQKTGPPQVGPKAQLSGLKLHPCLYKRR, from the exons GGCTCCAAGTGCCACCAGCTCTTGGCCACATTACGGGCCCTAGAGGCAGCATCTCTTTCCCAGCATCCCCCCAGCCTACCTAGCAGTGACTctgaggaggacgaggaggaaaggaagaagaaatgccCCCAAAAGGCATCGTTTGCCAGTGCCTCTGTTGAAGtagggaaaaaagggaagaagaaatgtgaaaaacaggGCCCACCTTGCAGTGACTCTGAGGAAGaagtggaaaggaagaagaaatgccACAAACAGGCTCTTGTTGGCAGTGACTCtgctgaaaaagagaaaagaaagaggaagtgcCAGAAACATGCCCCTATAAATTCAGCCCAGCACCGGGATGGTGTTGACCAAACAG GTCCCAAAGCCTGGAAGGGTACTACTACAAATGATCCACCGAAGCAAAGCCCTGGGTCCATTTCCCCTAAACCCCCTCGTACATTAAGCCGCAAGCAGTGGCGGAACCggcaaaagaacaaaagaagacataagaaCAAGTTTCGGCCACCTCAGGTGCCAGGCCAGGCTCCAGCTGAGGCCCCCACAGAGAAGACAGAGGTGCCTCCTGTTTCCAGGACAGACAGCCATGAGGCTCGGGCAGCGGATTTGCGAGCCCGCATGGCACAGCGGCTGGATGGCGCCCGATTTCGTTACCTCAATGAACAGCTGTACTCAGGGCCCAGCAGTGCTGCACAGCATCTCTTCCAGGAAGACCCTGAGGCTTTTCTTGTCTACCACCGCGGCTTCCAGAGCCAGGTGAAGAAGTGGCCACTGCAGCCAGTGGACAGCATCGCCAGGGATCTTCGCCAGCG GCCTGCATCCCTAGTGGTGGCTGACTTCGGCTGTGGAGATTGCCGCTTGGCTTCAAGTATCCGGAACCCTGTGCATTGCTTTGACTTGGCTTCTCTGGATCCTCGGGTCACTGTGTGTGACATGGCCCAG GTTCCTCTGGAGGATGAGTCTGTGGATGTGGCTGTGTTTTGCCTTTCACTGATGGGAACCAACATCAGGGACTTCTTAGAGGAGGCAAATCGAGTACTGAAGCCAGG GGGTCTCCTGAAAGTGGCTGAGGTCAGCAGCCGCTTTGAGGATGTTCGGACCTTTCTTCGGGCTGTGACCAAGCTGGGCTTCAAGATTGTCTCCAAG GACCTGACCAACAGCCATTTCTTCCTGTTTGATTTCCAGAAGACTGGGCCCCCTCAGGTAGGACCCAAGGCTCAACTTTCAGGCCtgaagcttcatccatgtctctacaagcGCAGGTGA